A genome region from Mesorhizobium sp. B2-1-8 includes the following:
- a CDS encoding phosphotransferase: protein MNAAVSDAFGDTLAEDAPDVSIAEALALLRLHYGLTGSARPLPGERDHNFHIKTGGEGDFVLKVSHPAEEAGFTDFQNKALDHILTVDPALPVPSVRKSLEGEAQFTVSVGGSAPRIVRLVTYLPGQLLSRSPTSAAQDRNLGIFLARLGRALRGFFHPAAGSDLLWDIRKVAKTRPMLAYIADAGHRAMVERVIDAFEEHAAPVIPGLRAQIVHNDMNSYNVVMDASRPEMVSGILDFGDMIHSPLICDLAIGAVYRWPAEGHPLAPAARFVAGYQSVQPLEIEELGILFHLIRARLALIANIASWQAERFPAKRDYVLRLITEVWASLERLDGLSSAEARRYFLDHSKPE, encoded by the coding sequence ATGAACGCGGCCGTGTCGGATGCCTTCGGCGACACGCTCGCCGAGGATGCGCCTGACGTTTCGATCGCCGAGGCGCTTGCCCTGTTGCGCCTGCACTACGGGCTCACCGGCAGCGCGCGCCCGCTGCCGGGCGAACGCGATCACAACTTCCATATCAAGACAGGAGGCGAGGGCGACTTCGTCCTGAAGGTCTCGCATCCGGCGGAAGAGGCCGGCTTCACCGATTTCCAGAACAAGGCGCTCGACCACATCCTGACGGTCGACCCGGCCTTGCCCGTTCCCTCGGTGCGCAAGAGCCTCGAAGGCGAAGCGCAGTTTACGGTCAGCGTCGGCGGATCGGCGCCGCGCATCGTCAGGCTGGTTACCTATCTACCCGGCCAGCTGCTTTCGCGCTCGCCTACGTCAGCGGCGCAGGATCGCAATCTCGGCATCTTCCTCGCCCGGCTTGGCCGGGCACTGCGCGGCTTCTTCCACCCGGCCGCCGGCAGCGACCTACTTTGGGACATCCGCAAGGTCGCCAAGACACGGCCGATGCTGGCGTATATCGCCGACGCCGGCCATCGCGCCATGGTCGAGCGTGTCATCGATGCTTTCGAGGAACATGCGGCGCCGGTCATCCCCGGGCTGCGCGCCCAGATCGTCCACAACGACATGAATTCCTACAATGTGGTGATGGATGCCTCGCGGCCGGAAATGGTCAGCGGCATCCTCGATTTCGGCGACATGATCCACTCGCCGCTGATCTGCGATCTCGCCATCGGTGCCGTCTATCGCTGGCCGGCCGAAGGTCATCCGCTGGCGCCTGCGGCTCGCTTCGTCGCCGGCTATCAGTCGGTGCAGCCGCTCGAGATCGAAGAGCTTGGCATTCTCTTCCACCTCATTCGTGCCCGGCTTGCGCTCATTGCCAACATCGCCAGCTGGCAGGCCGAGCGGTTTCCCGCCAAGCGTGACTATGTCCTGCGCCTCATCACCGAGGTCTGGGCCTCGCTCGAACGGCTGGACGGGCTGTCGTCCGCTGAAGCCCGCCGCTATTTCCTCGACCATTCCAAGCCGGAGTAG
- a CDS encoding LysR family transcriptional regulator translates to MDRLESMAVFVRAVDLGSFAAAATVLDLSGPMVGKHVRFLEDRLGVRLINRTTRRQSLTDFGRAYYERCRLVLAEAEAADALAADQLSEPRGKLRVTMPAHFGRHCVTPVLLQLARRYPTLELDLSLSDRFADLAEDGYDLAIRTGDLDDKAGVIARRVARQHMVVCAAPSYLEIHGEPRRIEDLADHQAIVYRRLGMIVQPWLFPREEQAAAEFVPTGRLRLDDLDAIADAAAGGMGLAWLPHWLVRERIQAGALVELLPDRPRYPYDCHALWLETPYLPLKVRLAVDALAAALPKMMA, encoded by the coding sequence ATGGATAGGCTTGAAAGCATGGCCGTGTTCGTCAGGGCCGTTGATCTCGGCTCGTTCGCGGCGGCGGCCACCGTGCTCGATCTATCCGGACCGATGGTCGGCAAGCATGTCCGGTTTCTCGAGGACAGGCTTGGCGTACGTCTCATCAACCGGACCACGCGCCGCCAGAGCCTGACCGATTTCGGACGCGCCTATTATGAGCGGTGTCGGCTGGTGCTGGCCGAGGCCGAGGCCGCCGATGCGCTCGCCGCCGACCAGCTCTCGGAACCGCGAGGAAAACTGCGCGTCACCATGCCGGCGCATTTCGGCCGCCATTGCGTGACCCCCGTGTTGCTGCAACTGGCGCGGCGGTATCCGACGCTGGAGCTCGACCTGTCGCTGAGCGACCGCTTCGCCGATCTTGCCGAGGACGGCTACGATCTCGCCATCCGGACCGGTGATCTGGACGACAAGGCCGGCGTGATCGCGCGCCGCGTTGCACGCCAGCACATGGTCGTCTGTGCCGCGCCTTCCTATCTGGAAATTCATGGCGAACCACGGCGGATCGAAGACCTCGCCGATCATCAGGCGATTGTCTACCGCCGGCTCGGCATGATCGTTCAGCCCTGGCTCTTCCCGCGCGAGGAACAAGCTGCGGCCGAGTTCGTCCCAACCGGCCGGCTTCGGCTCGACGATCTCGATGCCATCGCCGATGCCGCCGCCGGCGGTATGGGCCTCGCGTGGCTGCCTCATTGGCTGGTTCGCGAACGAATCCAGGCCGGCGCGCTGGTCGAGCTGTTGCCGGACCGGCCGCGCTATCCCTACGACTGCCACGCGCTATGGCTGGAGACGCCGTATCTGCCGCTCAAGGTCCGGCTGGCCGTCGACGCATTGGCGGCCGCATTGCCGAAAATGATGGCGTGA
- a CDS encoding acetolactate synthase large subunit: protein MTKGSDLFVAALENEGVDRIFGIPGEENLDIVESIRRSSIQLILTRHEQAAAFMAATYGRLTGKPGVCITTLGPGALNLTTGSAYALLGAMPMIMITGQKGILSSRQARFQIVDIVAAMKPLTKLSRQIVSPKMIPSLVREAFRVAQEERPGPVHLELPEDIAAAECEPIALVPTHPVELPLASAGALDRAARMIIEAKRPLLMFGAAASRPRVTPDVAQFVLRTQIPYFTTQMGKGTVPGGTELYMGTAALSERDYVHEAIEQADLIITIGHDTVEKPPFIMGAKGPKVIHVGYQTADVEQVYFPQAEIVGDLGPSLALLADRVEGKIPNAQALLPLREGILSRIAARATEDRFTPQRIVHDVRAVMPADGILALDNGMYKIWFARNYRTRMANTLLLDNALATMGAGLPSAMMAALLYPQRRVMAICGDGGFMMNSQELETAVRLELNLVVLLLEDHAYGMIRWKQAVDEFPDFGMTFGNPDFVKYAEAYGARGTRVSAIAELRPALEQAFTDGGVHLVVVPIDYSENTRVLVDELRERLPAPQAS, encoded by the coding sequence ATGACCAAAGGTTCGGATCTGTTCGTGGCGGCCCTCGAGAACGAAGGAGTCGATCGGATTTTCGGTATTCCGGGCGAGGAAAATCTCGACATTGTCGAATCCATCCGCCGCTCGTCGATCCAGCTGATCCTGACCCGCCACGAGCAGGCGGCCGCCTTCATGGCCGCCACCTATGGCAGGCTTACCGGCAAGCCGGGTGTGTGCATCACCACGCTCGGCCCCGGCGCGCTCAATCTGACGACCGGCTCGGCCTATGCGCTGCTCGGCGCGATGCCGATGATCATGATCACCGGACAGAAGGGCATCCTGTCGTCCAGGCAGGCTCGCTTCCAGATCGTCGATATCGTCGCGGCGATGAAGCCGCTGACCAAGCTGTCGCGCCAGATCGTCTCGCCGAAGATGATTCCGTCCTTGGTGCGAGAAGCCTTCCGCGTCGCACAGGAAGAACGCCCCGGCCCTGTGCATCTGGAACTGCCGGAAGATATCGCGGCGGCGGAGTGCGAACCGATTGCCTTGGTGCCGACGCATCCGGTCGAACTGCCCCTAGCCAGCGCTGGCGCGCTCGATCGCGCCGCCCGCATGATCATCGAGGCCAAGCGTCCGCTGCTGATGTTCGGCGCGGCGGCGTCGCGGCCGCGCGTGACCCCTGATGTCGCCCAGTTCGTCCTGCGCACGCAGATACCCTATTTCACCACGCAGATGGGCAAGGGCACGGTGCCCGGCGGCACCGAACTCTACATGGGAACGGCGGCCCTTTCGGAACGCGACTATGTCCACGAGGCCATCGAGCAGGCCGACCTGATCATCACCATCGGCCACGATACGGTCGAGAAACCGCCCTTCATCATGGGCGCGAAGGGACCGAAGGTCATCCATGTCGGCTACCAGACGGCCGATGTCGAGCAGGTCTATTTTCCGCAAGCGGAAATCGTCGGCGACCTCGGTCCGTCGCTGGCGCTGCTGGCCGATCGCGTCGAAGGCAAGATCCCCAATGCGCAGGCCCTGCTGCCGCTGCGCGAAGGCATTTTGAGCCGCATCGCCGCGCGCGCCACCGAAGACCGCTTCACGCCGCAGCGCATCGTGCACGACGTGCGCGCCGTGATGCCGGCCGACGGCATCCTCGCGCTGGACAACGGCATGTACAAGATCTGGTTCGCCCGCAACTACCGCACGCGCATGGCAAACACGCTGCTGCTCGACAACGCGCTGGCCACCATGGGCGCCGGGCTGCCGTCGGCGATGATGGCGGCGCTGCTCTATCCCCAGCGCCGTGTCATGGCCATTTGCGGCGATGGCGGCTTCATGATGAACAGCCAGGAACTAGAGACGGCTGTCAGGCTCGAGCTCAACCTCGTCGTCCTGCTGCTGGAAGACCATGCCTATGGCATGATCCGCTGGAAGCAGGCGGTCGATGAATTTCCCGATTTCGGCATGACCTTCGGCAATCCCGATTTCGTCAAATACGCCGAGGCCTACGGCGCCAGGGGGACCAGGGTCAGCGCGATCGCCGAATTGCGGCCGGCGCTGGAACAGGCCTTCACCGACGGCGGGGTCCACCTCGTGGTCGTGCCGATCGACTATTCCGAAAACACCAGGGTGCTTGTCGACGAATTGCGCGAGCGCCTGCCGGCGCCGCAGGCGAGCTGA
- a CDS encoding zf-TFIIB domain-containing protein, which yields MMTSLLGMVCPSCRVALVMSERQGIEIDYCPQCRGVWLDRGELDKIIERSSRDASPAPQAQPAAFSQPRDGRDRDDDYSRSHGQRYPKRKKSFFEELFD from the coding sequence CTGATGACATCTCTCCTTGGTATGGTTTGCCCCTCCTGCCGCGTCGCGCTCGTGATGAGCGAACGCCAGGGGATCGAGATCGACTACTGTCCGCAGTGCCGTGGTGTCTGGCTCGATCGAGGCGAACTCGACAAGATCATCGAGCGTTCCAGCAGGGATGCGTCGCCCGCGCCACAGGCGCAGCCGGCAGCGTTCTCGCAGCCGCGCGATGGCCGGGACCGCGATGACGACTATTCCCGCTCGCATGGCCAACGCTATCCGAAGCGGAAGAAATCATTCTTCGAAGAGCTGTTCGATTGA
- a CDS encoding GntR family transcriptional regulator: MLKLEHQTLNDRAYGALKQELISGGFSPGQTLVIRKLAETFGISTTPIREALQRLVAERLLEMQNNRSIIVPLLSDSAFEELTRIRIAVEGLAGEMAATRMSERALVDIQVALTGMQRAIEAQDATTYLSLNEAFHFAIYEHAGAPILLNMIRDLWGRVGPYLKLLMRADRYIPQSNDAHRRIVAALEQRNGPAVRASLEQDIAAAAAILSENLRTAR, from the coding sequence ATGCTGAAGCTCGAGCATCAAACCCTCAATGACCGCGCCTATGGCGCGCTCAAGCAGGAATTGATTTCAGGCGGGTTCAGTCCGGGCCAGACCCTGGTCATCCGCAAGCTCGCCGAAACCTTCGGCATTTCGACCACCCCGATCCGAGAGGCATTGCAAAGGCTGGTCGCCGAGCGGCTTCTGGAAATGCAGAACAACCGCTCGATCATCGTGCCCTTGCTGTCCGATTCCGCTTTCGAGGAACTGACGCGCATCCGCATCGCCGTCGAGGGGCTGGCGGGCGAGATGGCCGCCACGCGGATGAGTGAGCGCGCGCTGGTGGACATACAGGTCGCGCTCACCGGGATGCAGCGGGCCATCGAGGCGCAAGACGCCACGACCTATCTCTCCCTGAACGAGGCCTTCCATTTCGCTATCTATGAGCATGCCGGCGCGCCGATCCTCTTGAACATGATCCGCGATCTCTGGGGTCGGGTTGGACCCTATCTCAAGCTCCTGATGCGGGCTGATCGCTACATTCCGCAGTCCAACGACGCGCACCGAAGGATCGTCGCCGCGCTGGAACAACGCAACGGTCCAGCCGTTCGAGCTTCCCTCGAGCAGGACATCGCGGCGGCGGCCGCTATTCTCTCCGAGAATCTTCGCACGGCGCGCTGA
- a CDS encoding ArgE/DapE family deacylase has protein sequence MPERIADEAILRAVDEGFDRQLAFLADLVRFPSQRGEEHAAQSFMAAAYEANGYSVDMWPVDVDAIRDLPGFSPVAVSYDDAFNVVATHAPRNATGRSLILNGHIDVVPTGPLDRWVRNPYDPAIEDGWMHGRGAGDMKAGLSACLYALAALRGLGYQPAAKVFLQSVVEEECTGNGALACLQRGYRADAAFIPEPLEPRLMRAQVGPIWFRVEVDGDPQHASGAFSAGANAIEKAFLIIQALKQLEIVWNARKVDDPHFCDHPHPIRFNLGKIEGGEWTSSVPARCIFEMRVATYPRQKLEDARAELEACIADAARADPFLANRPPRMTYNGFMAEGYVLEGADEMEAVLRRSHTAVWGEPLTEHVTSATTDARFFGLYADTPAIVYGPICRMPHGYDEAVDLDSVRKVTQTIALFIADWCGLEPIQPEVGP, from the coding sequence ATGCCTGAGCGAATTGCGGATGAGGCCATTTTGCGGGCAGTCGACGAAGGCTTCGACCGCCAGCTCGCCTTCCTGGCCGATCTCGTGCGCTTTCCCTCGCAACGCGGCGAGGAACATGCCGCGCAATCCTTCATGGCGGCTGCTTATGAAGCCAATGGCTATTCGGTCGATATGTGGCCTGTCGATGTCGATGCTATCCGCGACCTGCCCGGATTTTCACCCGTCGCGGTTTCGTATGACGATGCCTTCAACGTCGTCGCCACCCACGCGCCGAGAAATGCCACCGGTCGGTCGCTGATCCTCAACGGCCATATCGACGTGGTGCCGACGGGACCGCTCGACCGCTGGGTGCGAAACCCCTACGATCCGGCGATCGAGGACGGCTGGATGCATGGCCGAGGCGCCGGCGACATGAAGGCCGGCCTGTCGGCCTGCCTCTATGCGCTGGCCGCCTTGCGCGGCCTCGGCTATCAGCCAGCGGCGAAAGTGTTCCTGCAGTCGGTCGTAGAGGAGGAGTGCACCGGCAACGGCGCGCTCGCTTGCCTGCAGCGTGGCTACCGCGCCGATGCCGCCTTCATTCCCGAGCCGCTGGAACCAAGGCTGATGCGGGCACAGGTCGGCCCGATCTGGTTCAGGGTCGAGGTCGACGGCGATCCGCAGCACGCGTCGGGCGCCTTTTCCGCCGGCGCCAATGCCATCGAGAAGGCCTTCCTCATCATCCAGGCGCTGAAGCAGCTCGAAATCGTCTGGAACGCGCGCAAGGTCGATGATCCGCATTTCTGCGATCATCCGCACCCGATCCGTTTCAACCTCGGCAAGATCGAAGGCGGCGAATGGACATCGAGCGTACCGGCGCGCTGTATCTTCGAGATGCGGGTCGCGACCTATCCCCGCCAGAAGCTGGAGGATGCCAGGGCCGAACTCGAGGCCTGCATCGCCGATGCGGCGCGCGCCGATCCGTTTCTCGCCAATCGCCCGCCCAGAATGACCTATAACGGCTTCATGGCCGAGGGCTACGTGCTGGAAGGCGCCGACGAGATGGAAGCCGTACTGCGGCGCAGCCACACCGCCGTATGGGGCGAGCCGCTGACGGAACATGTCACCTCGGCCACCACCGATGCCCGCTTCTTCGGCCTCTATGCCGACACGCCGGCGATCGTCTACGGCCCGATCTGCCGCATGCCGCATGGCTATGACGAGGCCGTCGATCTCGACTCCGTGCGCAAGGTCACCCAGACCATCGCGCTCTTCATCGCCGACTGGTGCGGTCTCGAACCCATCCAGCCCGAGGTCGGGCCATGA
- a CDS encoding NAD(P)/FAD-dependent oxidoreductase — translation MNAPVRQGANGTSLWHAINRDHRERPTLQGRLDVDLAIVGGGFSGLSTALHAAEKGISVAVLEAEIIAWGATGRNAGFVVPNFAKMDPDSILAHLGSERGQRLVDFAAGSADLVFGLIRRHGIDCDAVQNGWIQPAHSPAALEKVKSRAGQWARRGRPVVTLDRREVEALTGVRGYVGGWMDRSGGVLNPVAYARGLADAAEKAGARIFERTRVTSVDRIADGWALKTPSGSVRAARVLIATNAYGGSLIPLLQRTYFPLKVFQIATAPLPLEIRPRLLPGGQGVGDTRRNLFTFRFDADNRLISGGMHILGAGADMRVPQTIWRRLASHLDLPDLPQLAYSWSGMAAVEPDFLPHLLDLGPGLIAGRACNGRGIAMTTAMGKVLADWAAGAEARDLPLPFAPPAPIPFHTLLRHAPNMLHGWSILRDRMDHAA, via the coding sequence ATGAATGCCCCGGTCCGGCAGGGTGCGAATGGCACTTCGCTCTGGCATGCTATCAACCGCGATCACCGGGAACGGCCGACGCTGCAAGGCAGGCTCGATGTCGATCTGGCCATCGTCGGCGGTGGATTTTCCGGTCTGTCGACCGCGCTGCACGCCGCGGAAAAAGGCATCTCGGTCGCTGTGCTCGAAGCCGAAATCATCGCCTGGGGCGCGACCGGCCGGAACGCGGGTTTCGTCGTACCGAACTTCGCCAAGATGGACCCCGATAGCATTCTCGCGCATCTCGGCTCCGAACGCGGCCAAAGGCTGGTCGATTTCGCCGCCGGCAGTGCCGACCTCGTCTTCGGCCTGATCCGGCGGCACGGCATCGACTGCGACGCGGTGCAGAACGGATGGATCCAGCCGGCGCACTCGCCGGCCGCCCTGGAGAAGGTCAAATCACGTGCGGGACAGTGGGCGCGGCGTGGCCGGCCTGTCGTCACCCTGGATCGGCGAGAGGTCGAAGCGCTGACCGGCGTGCGCGGCTATGTCGGTGGCTGGATGGATCGCTCCGGCGGCGTGCTCAATCCCGTCGCCTATGCACGCGGACTGGCCGATGCGGCGGAAAAGGCCGGCGCGCGGATTTTCGAGCGGACACGTGTCACGTCGGTCGATCGCATAGCCGATGGCTGGGCGCTGAAAACGCCATCGGGCTCGGTGCGCGCGGCCAGGGTGCTGATCGCCACCAACGCCTATGGCGGGTCGCTCATTCCTTTGCTGCAGCGGACTTATTTTCCGCTCAAGGTTTTCCAGATCGCGACCGCGCCACTACCGCTCGAAATCCGCCCGCGTTTGCTGCCTGGCGGACAGGGCGTCGGCGATACCAGGCGCAATCTCTTCACCTTTCGCTTCGACGCCGACAACCGGCTGATCAGCGGCGGCATGCATATTCTCGGCGCCGGCGCCGATATGCGCGTGCCGCAAACAATCTGGCGGCGGCTTGCCAGCCACCTCGACCTGCCTGATTTGCCGCAGCTTGCCTACAGTTGGTCGGGGATGGCGGCGGTCGAGCCGGATTTCCTACCGCACCTCCTGGACCTCGGCCCGGGGCTGATCGCCGGCCGCGCCTGCAATGGACGCGGCATCGCCATGACCACGGCGATGGGCAAGGTGCTGGCCGACTGGGCCGCTGGAGCCGAAGCGCGTGATTTGCCGCTGCCCTTTGCACCGCCGGCGCCAATCCCATTCCATACCCTGTTGCGGCACGCACCCAACATGCTGCATGGCTGGAGCATTCTGCGTGACCGGATGGACCACGCGGCATAG
- a CDS encoding GNAT family N-acetyltransferase, with the protein MQVTEGVLPDEITDLASGYRRVPAGKIVNAVTWMEARAPVQGLAQPLAMTRVTEPDPAVYRAVFLEIGAPWLWDRAAEMSDADIAAHFADPRQHLYYGHDESGGRVGMVEFSVTDSNEIEITYFGLFPSLTGRGFGKRLMAGALDQAWRLEPSRIWLHTSSFDHHSVIGFYGACGFEPYAAGFEITDDPRIKGTLPRGAAPQIPLIETEWVPGAR; encoded by the coding sequence ATGCAAGTCACCGAGGGCGTATTGCCGGATGAAATCACCGACCTCGCGTCCGGCTACCGACGTGTGCCGGCCGGCAAGATCGTCAATGCGGTGACGTGGATGGAGGCGCGCGCGCCGGTGCAGGGTCTCGCCCAACCCTTGGCCATGACGCGCGTCACCGAGCCCGACCCCGCCGTCTACCGCGCGGTCTTCCTGGAGATCGGCGCACCCTGGCTCTGGGACCGCGCCGCCGAAATGTCGGACGCCGACATCGCGGCGCATTTCGCCGACCCACGCCAGCATCTCTATTACGGCCATGATGAAAGCGGCGGCCGTGTCGGCATGGTCGAATTCTCGGTTACCGACAGCAACGAGATCGAGATCACCTATTTCGGCCTGTTCCCTTCCTTGACCGGCCGAGGCTTCGGCAAACGGCTGATGGCTGGCGCGCTCGATCAGGCATGGCGCCTGGAGCCCAGCCGCATCTGGCTGCACACCAGCAGCTTCGATCATCACAGCGTCATCGGTTTCTACGGAGCTTGCGGGTTTGAACCCTATGCGGCTGGTTTCGAGATCACCGACGATCCGCGGATCAAGGGAACCCTGCCGCGCGGTGCGGCCCCGCAAATCCCGTTGATCGAGACCGAATGGGTGCCCGGCGCCAGATGA
- a CDS encoding zinc-dependent alcohol dehydrogenase family protein has protein sequence MTRIVRFHQHGGPEVLRIEEVDLPPPGHGEVQIRVKAFGLNRAEALLRAGNYIETPTLPSGLGLEAAGVIETIGEGVTGLTPGDAVSVIPPQSMVRWPAYGELVTFPARLIVKHPASLDWQTAAAIWMPYLTAYGALVEIAKLGGQDFVVITAASSSVGLAAIQIANRVGATTIAVTRASAKRQALLDAGATHVVVLEEEYLVRRLSQIAGPQGVRVVFDPIGGPIFEPLTAAMSKGGILIEYGGLSSDPTPFPLAAVLGKTLTLRGYLVHEITGNPEKLEAAKAFILEGLEDDTLTPIVDRTFPFDQIVEAHRYLESNEQFGKIVVTV, from the coding sequence ATGACCCGTATCGTCCGCTTCCACCAGCATGGTGGTCCCGAGGTCCTGCGCATCGAGGAGGTCGATCTTCCTCCGCCGGGCCATGGTGAGGTTCAAATCCGCGTCAAGGCATTCGGCCTTAACCGCGCCGAGGCGCTGCTGCGCGCGGGCAACTATATCGAGACACCCACCCTGCCCTCCGGGCTCGGGCTGGAAGCGGCAGGCGTCATCGAGACAATCGGCGAAGGCGTGACCGGGCTGACCCCCGGCGACGCCGTCAGTGTCATCCCGCCGCAATCGATGGTTCGCTGGCCGGCTTACGGCGAGCTTGTCACCTTTCCCGCCAGGCTTATCGTCAAACACCCGGCGTCCCTCGACTGGCAAACTGCGGCGGCGATCTGGATGCCGTACCTCACCGCCTATGGTGCGTTGGTCGAGATCGCCAAGCTGGGTGGACAAGACTTCGTCGTCATCACCGCCGCCTCCAGCAGCGTCGGCCTTGCGGCGATCCAGATCGCCAACAGGGTTGGCGCGACAACGATCGCGGTGACGCGGGCGTCGGCGAAGAGGCAAGCACTGCTCGACGCCGGTGCAACGCATGTGGTGGTCCTCGAGGAAGAGTATCTTGTGAGAAGACTGAGCCAGATTGCCGGGCCGCAAGGCGTACGCGTCGTGTTCGATCCGATCGGCGGGCCGATCTTCGAGCCGTTGACGGCGGCCATGTCGAAAGGCGGCATTCTCATCGAATATGGCGGCCTCAGCAGCGACCCGACGCCGTTTCCGTTGGCTGCCGTGTTGGGCAAGACACTGACGTTGCGCGGTTATCTCGTCCACGAGATCACCGGCAATCCGGAGAAGTTGGAGGCTGCCAAGGCGTTCATCCTCGAAGGCCTCGAGGACGACACTCTCACGCCGATCGTCGACAGGACGTTTCCATTCGACCAGATCGTCGAGGCGCATCGCTATCTCGAATCGAACGAGCAGTTCGGCAAGATCGTCGTGACGGTTTGA
- a CDS encoding aspartate aminotransferase family protein, protein MSQSFPSASADAERALLERRARLLGPTYRAFYRNQIHLVRGSGVWLYDAQGRRFLDAYNNVASVGHCHPRVVEALSGQAATLNTHTRYLSEIILDYAEKLLGTLPSHLGHAMFTCTGSEANDLAIRIAQHCSGNTGVIITDFAYHGATIATAQLSPAAVGAKGVPAQHRTVAAPDTFRDGGRAAHDFGRNVAAAIEDMRAQNIRPAALLLDSAFSSDGIFFPDASVMREAADHVRKAGGIVIADEVQSGFGRLGQGMWGFANYGLEPDIVTMGKPIGDGHPMGAVIVRPQLVSSFGSNTGYFNTFGGNPVAAAVGIAVLEVIEGEGLIENASNVGAYTGDLLRALQSRHGMVADIRHNGLYFGVELMADDEATAAAKTSSVVEAMREDGVLISSCGPRGNVLKIRPPLPFSRDNAEQLAETLDRALSKW, encoded by the coding sequence GTGTCCCAGTCCTTTCCAAGTGCCTCCGCCGATGCCGAGCGCGCGCTGCTCGAACGCCGCGCCAGGTTGCTCGGGCCGACCTATCGCGCCTTTTACCGCAATCAGATCCATCTGGTGCGCGGCAGCGGTGTATGGCTCTACGATGCGCAGGGCCGAAGATTCCTCGACGCCTACAACAACGTCGCTTCGGTCGGACACTGCCATCCGCGCGTCGTCGAGGCGCTTTCGGGACAGGCCGCCACGCTCAACACGCACACGCGCTATCTCAGCGAGATCATCCTCGACTACGCGGAAAAGCTTCTCGGCACGCTTCCATCCCATCTCGGCCACGCCATGTTCACCTGCACCGGCAGCGAGGCCAACGACCTCGCCATCCGCATCGCCCAGCACTGCAGCGGCAACACCGGCGTGATCATCACCGATTTCGCCTATCACGGCGCCACCATCGCGACGGCGCAGCTGTCGCCGGCGGCGGTCGGGGCCAAGGGCGTACCCGCGCAGCATCGCACCGTAGCAGCGCCGGACACGTTCCGCGACGGCGGCCGCGCCGCGCATGATTTCGGCAGAAATGTCGCCGCCGCCATCGAGGATATGCGCGCGCAAAACATCCGTCCGGCGGCGCTGCTTCTCGATTCCGCCTTTTCCAGTGACGGCATCTTTTTCCCCGATGCTTCTGTCATGCGCGAGGCGGCCGATCATGTCAGGAAAGCGGGTGGCATCGTCATCGCCGACGAGGTCCAGTCCGGTTTCGGCCGGCTCGGCCAGGGCATGTGGGGCTTCGCCAATTATGGCCTCGAGCCTGACATCGTCACCATGGGCAAGCCGATCGGCGATGGGCATCCAATGGGTGCGGTGATCGTGCGGCCGCAACTGGTGAGCTCGTTCGGCTCGAACACCGGCTACTTCAACACCTTCGGTGGCAACCCGGTCGCGGCCGCCGTCGGCATCGCCGTGCTCGAGGTGATCGAAGGCGAGGGGCTGATCGAGAATGCATCCAACGTCGGCGCCTATACGGGCGACCTGCTGCGCGCCTTGCAGAGCCGGCACGGCATGGTCGCCGATATCAGACACAATGGCCTCTATTTCGGCGTCGAGCTGATGGCGGATGATGAGGCCACCGCCGCCGCCAAGACCTCATCCGTCGTCGAAGCCATGCGCGAGGACGGCGTGCTGATTTCGTCCTGCGGTCCGCGCGGCAATGTGCTGAAGATCAGGCCGCCGCTGCCTTTTTCCAGGGACAATGCCGAGCAACTGGCCGAGACGCTCGACCGCGCACTGTCGAAATGGTGA